In Kaistella faecalis, a genomic segment contains:
- a CDS encoding DUF6266 family protein, which yields MGKIKQGILGGLSGKVGNVIGANWKGIDYLRIKPSSVANPRTPGQVDQRSKFSTVLRFLQPMTDFLKVTFRQYASGMTQFNAAMSYNLNNAISGAYPNFAIDYPNALVSRGNLTTPADGAATSTTAAELDLTWTDNSGTGSAMATDKALIVAINSVRGEAVFTTAGPVRSAGAALLNLPVEYSGENLEVYLGFISEDGSKVSNSVYLGSVLIA from the coding sequence ATGGGAAAAATAAAACAAGGTATCCTAGGAGGTCTTTCAGGCAAAGTAGGAAACGTAATAGGCGCAAATTGGAAAGGTATTGATTATCTCCGCATCAAACCTTCAAGTGTTGCAAACCCGAGAACACCAGGGCAGGTAGACCAGCGTTCCAAATTCTCCACAGTGTTGAGGTTCCTACAGCCGATGACTGACTTCCTGAAGGTAACCTTCAGACAGTATGCTTCAGGGATGACACAGTTCAATGCTGCCATGTCATACAATCTGAATAACGCGATCAGTGGTGCGTATCCGAACTTTGCGATTGATTATCCAAACGCATTGGTGTCCAGAGGAAACCTAACAACTCCTGCTGATGGCGCTGCTACTTCTACTACAGCTGCTGAGCTGGATCTTACCTGGACGGATAACTCCGGTACCGGTAGTGCAATGGCGACGGATAAAGCATTGATTGTAGCGATCAATTCAGTAAGAGGGGAAGCGGTATTTACAACTGCAGGTCCGGTGAGGTCAGCCGGTGCAGCGCTTTTAAACCTACCGGTAGAGTATTCCGGGGAAAATCTTGAAGTCTATCTAGGATTTATCTCCGAAGATGGCTCCAAAGTCTCGAACAGCGTTTATTTGGGATCTGTGTTAATTGCGTAG
- a CDS encoding helix-turn-helix transcriptional regulator, translated as MKTTLTVFFIFITVSLISSQKPVSHSKIDSLTHMVMKSDMFNDEGLYKAKELYYRAKEADYKNGQIRLLLRIVDLQVGSVDLVGALEHIKILKPLALSVDDYESYISACGLEAKIFFLDKNFSQAKSILHAAENYLPQIDDPEKRRKAKIEINIYKWYTIENAKFPQDSYMDSLVSISKGIYNESVQIINPDQRAKRILLSANLLTTSLTQLKRYKEAYHFIKIAEKQVRFLGDQSFLGVDFYAAKGDLEYSYKPDGKHAADSALASYNKAIAIGEQLNYSAQTKKLYAKVAKIYQAKKDFEKQMVFMDKYMNLKDSLEIKKGIALGDLKSKVYEVKDYPNEGRAFSGGSKNFYTAVGMAFLIFASVLGFKKIGTLKKKSVGEKLSTEKNIPDTSSKSIAHLIALAEKSDKSFYHSFLETFPDFAEKLLAINATMKSTDIEFCAYIKLNFETKKIAVLKNMSVRAVEGKKYRIRKKLNISADENMYLRLSKL; from the coding sequence ATGAAAACGACACTCACTGTATTTTTTATTTTCATTACGGTTTCTCTTATATCCTCTCAGAAGCCAGTCTCACATTCCAAAATAGACAGCCTTACCCATATGGTAATGAAAAGTGATATGTTTAATGATGAAGGACTTTATAAGGCAAAAGAACTTTATTACCGGGCAAAAGAAGCTGACTATAAAAACGGACAAATAAGGCTGCTCCTGCGGATTGTGGATCTTCAGGTCGGGAGTGTCGATCTGGTTGGAGCATTGGAGCATATAAAGATTCTTAAGCCTCTTGCTTTATCGGTAGACGATTATGAAAGTTATATATCAGCATGTGGTTTAGAAGCAAAGATATTTTTCTTGGATAAAAATTTTTCTCAGGCAAAAAGCATTTTACATGCCGCGGAAAACTATCTTCCCCAAATAGATGATCCTGAAAAAAGAAGAAAAGCGAAAATAGAAATCAATATTTATAAGTGGTACACTATTGAAAATGCGAAGTTTCCCCAGGATTCTTATATGGACTCCCTGGTAAGCATATCGAAAGGCATTTATAATGAATCTGTGCAGATCATCAACCCTGATCAGAGAGCAAAAAGGATTTTACTTTCAGCCAATTTGCTTACCACTTCCCTGACCCAGTTAAAGAGGTATAAAGAGGCTTACCACTTTATAAAAATTGCCGAAAAGCAGGTCAGATTTTTAGGAGACCAGTCTTTTTTAGGGGTAGATTTTTATGCCGCTAAAGGTGATCTTGAATACAGTTATAAACCCGATGGAAAACACGCTGCAGACAGTGCTCTGGCTTCATACAATAAGGCCATAGCGATAGGAGAGCAACTCAATTACTCAGCACAGACCAAGAAACTCTATGCCAAGGTGGCTAAAATATACCAGGCTAAAAAAGATTTCGAAAAGCAGATGGTTTTTATGGACAAGTACATGAACCTGAAAGACAGTTTAGAAATTAAAAAAGGAATTGCCCTGGGCGATTTAAAGAGCAAGGTTTATGAGGTAAAAGATTACCCGAATGAGGGCAGGGCATTTTCAGGAGGTTCAAAGAATTTTTATACCGCAGTGGGAATGGCTTTTCTGATCTTTGCTTCCGTTTTAGGTTTTAAAAAAATCGGAACGCTTAAGAAAAAGAGCGTTGGTGAAAAATTATCAACCGAAAAAAATATTCCGGACACTTCCTCAAAAAGCATTGCCCATCTTATCGCGTTGGCAGAAAAGAGTGACAAATCTTTTTATCATTCCTTCTTAGAGACCTTTCCCGATTTCGCTGAAAAACTTCTCGCCATCAACGCAACGATGAAATCTACAGATATAGAGTTCTGTGCCTACATCAAACTTAACTTCGAGACCAAGAAAATTGCCGTTCTCAAGAACATGTCGGTAAGGGCAGTAGAAGGCAAAAAGTACAGGATCCGCAAGAAGCTCAATATTTCTGCCGATGAAAATATGTACCTGCGGCTTTCAAAACTGTAA
- a CDS encoding universal stress protein, producing the protein MMTNEIKNIVIPVDFSKNNVNFLKAAIAIAKRHSANIHLINVVKSSLLGTGSAGIGKFYYHDNTLLTNSENLLDQVKKKLEHAGCTQVETYAAAGSVARSITEYAVEKSADLIVLGVDYPKKRPGFIASNAYEIITNTFVPVISVPYHCTKHEFQHMLFPVRDTEGVISKLQPVLPIAKRNKSKISLLGIASDKIHNSLLSVSNTIEFLKVKLARQKVDYALQEVSIAANAEDRILRACKSCNADLVAVNVTTEKPLAKIFQNNFTENIIYKSDIPVLFYRKKKPEDALAQFVTIPYPMFPV; encoded by the coding sequence ATGATGACGAATGAAATAAAAAATATTGTAATTCCAGTAGACTTTAGTAAAAATAATGTAAATTTTCTAAAAGCTGCCATAGCAATCGCGAAAAGACATTCAGCGAATATTCACTTAATCAATGTGGTGAAATCCAGTTTACTGGGTACAGGAAGTGCCGGAATCGGCAAGTTTTATTATCACGATAATACGCTGCTGACCAATTCTGAAAATCTTTTGGATCAGGTAAAGAAAAAGTTGGAACATGCTGGTTGCACGCAGGTAGAAACATACGCTGCGGCGGGCTCGGTTGCCCGCAGTATAACGGAATATGCCGTTGAAAAATCGGCAGATCTTATAGTTCTTGGAGTAGATTATCCTAAAAAACGTCCGGGATTTATCGCTTCCAACGCCTACGAGATTATTACCAATACTTTTGTTCCTGTAATTTCCGTACCGTATCACTGTACGAAACATGAATTTCAGCACATGCTGTTTCCTGTGAGGGATACTGAGGGTGTAATTTCCAAACTGCAACCTGTTTTGCCTATTGCAAAGCGGAACAAATCAAAGATCAGCCTCCTCGGTATTGCTTCAGATAAAATCCACAACTCTTTGCTCTCGGTTAGCAATACCATTGAATTCTTAAAAGTAAAACTCGCCAGGCAGAAGGTGGATTATGCCCTGCAGGAAGTGTCGATTGCCGCCAATGCCGAAGACCGGATTCTTCGGGCCTGTAAAAGCTGTAACGCAGATTTGGTGGCGGTAAATGTAACGACCGAAAAACCGCTGGCAAAAATCTTCCAGAACAACTTCACCGAAAATATCATTTATAAATCTGATATCCCGGTTTTATTCTACAGAAAGAAAAAGCCAGAAGATGCCCTGGCACAATTTGTTACCATTCCTTATCCAATGTTCCCGGTTTAA
- a CDS encoding GNAT family N-acetyltransferase → MQIIKFSNTLIPQSYRNEIALFLEEHLQQYGDSYEDISLALDYVSDTSGSKGGYLLVAQQDDVVTGAVVVNKTGMSGYIPENILVYIATHHEYRGMGIGKRLMEETVKVCDGSIALHCEPDNPAKKLYEKLGFSSKYLEMRLVK, encoded by the coding sequence ATGCAAATTATAAAATTTTCAAACACCCTGATCCCTCAATCCTACAGAAATGAAATTGCTTTATTTCTGGAGGAGCACCTGCAGCAGTACGGCGATTCTTATGAGGATATTTCGCTTGCTCTGGATTATGTTTCAGATACGTCCGGGAGCAAAGGCGGGTATCTTCTGGTGGCACAGCAGGATGATGTGGTCACCGGTGCTGTGGTCGTTAACAAAACCGGAATGTCCGGATACATCCCCGAAAATATTCTGGTGTATATTGCCACCCATCATGAGTACCGGGGAATGGGCATCGGCAAAAGACTGATGGAAGAAACGGTGAAAGTTTGCGACGGCAGTATCGCACTGCACTGCGAACCGGATAATCCTGCGAAGAAACTTTACGAAAAACTGGGCTTCAGTTCAAAATATCTGGAGATGAGGCTTGTAAAATAA
- a CDS encoding alanine racemase, whose product MSIVTLNKDKLTHNFNFLQKLFSEKNIEWSVVTKVLCGNETFLQEVLSLPIEEFCDSRISNLKKIKALSPEAQTVYIKPVPFTFVEDVLSYADVSFNTEINTLTLLSRKAAALNTVHKTVIMIEMGELREGVVRERLLDFFAKVKDLPHIEIVGIGTNLTCMNGVLPDDEKMRELYECRQELEEMFGIRIPYISGGASVAIPLIMSGEMPEYINHFRVGETLFFGTNVYDHSDIEGMCQDVFKLHAEIIEIKEKPNIPEGKLGYNLTGEKKDFSVEPKNSTSKRAIIDVGLLEMNLKDLKPIDESLKIVGGSSDMLVLDIEDAHRNYKVGDFITFNINYMGLLSLMNSDYVEKKTVKTGREQLNPA is encoded by the coding sequence ATGTCAATTGTCACCTTAAATAAAGATAAACTTACACACAATTTCAATTTTCTGCAGAAACTTTTTTCAGAAAAAAATATCGAATGGAGCGTTGTTACCAAGGTACTCTGCGGTAACGAAACCTTTCTTCAGGAAGTGCTGTCGCTCCCGATCGAAGAATTTTGCGATTCCCGGATTTCCAACCTTAAAAAGATTAAAGCGCTTTCCCCGGAAGCGCAGACTGTTTATATAAAACCTGTACCTTTTACGTTCGTGGAGGATGTACTCAGTTATGCTGACGTAAGTTTTAATACCGAAATCAATACCCTCACGCTTTTGTCCCGTAAAGCTGCTGCGCTTAATACCGTACATAAAACAGTGATCATGATCGAAATGGGCGAGTTGCGGGAAGGTGTCGTAAGGGAGCGGCTTCTGGATTTTTTCGCAAAAGTAAAAGACCTTCCCCATATTGAAATTGTAGGGATCGGGACCAATTTAACCTGTATGAACGGGGTGTTGCCCGATGATGAAAAAATGCGGGAACTCTATGAATGCAGGCAGGAGCTTGAAGAGATGTTCGGGATCAGAATTCCCTATATTTCCGGTGGTGCCTCGGTCGCCATTCCCCTGATCATGAGTGGGGAAATGCCGGAATATATCAACCATTTCCGGGTGGGCGAAACGTTGTTTTTTGGAACCAATGTTTATGATCATTCTGATATTGAGGGAATGTGCCAGGACGTATTTAAACTTCATGCTGAAATTATTGAGATTAAAGAAAAACCCAATATTCCGGAAGGGAAGTTAGGCTATAACCTTACCGGTGAAAAGAAAGACTTCAGCGTTGAGCCGAAAAATTCCACCAGCAAACGGGCTATTATTGATGTAGGGCTTCTTGAAATGAATCTTAAGGATTTGAAGCCCATAGATGAATCCCTGAAAATTGTAGGCGGCAGTTCGGATATGCTGGTGCTGGATATTGAAGATGCCCACCGGAATTATAAGGTGGGGGATTTTATAACGTTCAATATCAATTATATGGGTTTGCTGAGTCTGATGAATTCCGACTATGTAGAAAAGAAAACCGTAAAAACCGGTCGTGAGCAATTAAATCCTGCCTAA
- a CDS encoding helix-turn-helix domain-containing protein → MKNTSPPRKYSIKNIKKTPQHVVDFNFYSFEQFLKDAEHLTKSHRHDFYTFVLTIDGVGSHIIDFEEYEIKPRRLFFINYDQIHSWKLDGPIHGKIILFSKSFYNLIYTGNSDIRSDTALEILPTYVDIEEEDFSSWLSVCGHIEHEFKKSEKFSEEVICLLLKTCVLKMERIAENSNPASSRTDHKSMLVDAFKKLVNVNFRELKTTSDYAHELSITANYLNALVKESLGKPAGTVIRNRVILEAKRLLLHSDLSVRQISLELGFTDNSHFGKYFKKSTGLTPDTYRKNSINN, encoded by the coding sequence ATGAAAAACACCAGTCCTCCAAGGAAATACTCCATAAAGAACATCAAGAAGACTCCCCAGCATGTGGTAGATTTCAATTTTTACTCCTTTGAACAGTTTCTGAAGGATGCGGAACATCTTACAAAATCACACCGGCACGACTTTTATACCTTTGTGCTCACCATTGATGGCGTGGGTTCGCATATTATAGATTTTGAAGAGTACGAAATCAAACCCAGGCGGCTGTTCTTCATCAATTATGACCAGATTCATTCCTGGAAGTTAGACGGGCCAATCCACGGGAAAATTATTCTGTTTTCAAAGTCGTTTTATAACCTTATTTATACCGGTAACAGTGACATTAGGAGTGACACGGCGCTGGAAATCCTGCCTACCTACGTTGATATAGAGGAAGAAGATTTCTCTTCCTGGCTCTCCGTCTGCGGGCATATTGAACATGAGTTTAAAAAATCTGAAAAGTTTTCGGAAGAGGTGATCTGTCTTTTGCTGAAGACCTGTGTTTTAAAAATGGAGCGCATAGCGGAAAATTCCAACCCGGCAAGCAGCAGGACCGACCACAAAAGTATGCTGGTTGATGCGTTCAAGAAACTGGTGAATGTGAATTTCCGGGAACTTAAAACAACAAGTGATTACGCCCACGAGCTGTCGATAACGGCAAATTACCTGAATGCCCTTGTAAAGGAGTCACTTGGGAAACCTGCAGGGACTGTCATTCGAAACCGGGTCATACTCGAAGCAAAAAGACTCCTGTTGCATTCGGATCTCTCGGTACGACAGATCTCTCTGGAACTGGGATTTACAGACAATTCGCACTTCGGAAAGTATTTTAAGAAAAGTACCGGTCTTACGCCAGATACGTACAGAAAAAATTCGATTAATAATTAA
- a CDS encoding mechanosensitive ion channel family protein, which produces METNKLLQSFQESWNSFIDRVPEILMAILIIAIGTFVANKISDLARNTIRGKSRDPLMTNFLVKAIKLVFITVVIMFALRIAGLDGIATGLLTAAGASAVILGFAFKDVGENFISGIILSFNRPFNLDDTVSIGDIFGKVKAMEFRYTKLKTFDGKVVYIPNSDVIRKSVFNFTEDGFFRMEFMVGIAYENDIDSAKNIILETIEKHRLALRDPDHEPFVLTDELATNAVNIKVFFWVDAEDYRRDALMIRSEMIDQVKINLLSTGISMPANIQELKWYKE; this is translated from the coding sequence ATGGAAACCAACAAACTTTTACAATCCTTTCAGGAAAGCTGGAACAGTTTTATAGACCGGGTGCCCGAAATCCTGATGGCCATACTCATCATTGCCATTGGAACTTTCGTAGCCAATAAAATATCAGATCTTGCCCGTAACACGATCAGAGGTAAATCCAGAGACCCACTGATGACCAATTTTCTGGTGAAAGCCATTAAACTTGTTTTTATAACGGTCGTTATTATGTTTGCCCTAAGAATTGCAGGACTGGACGGTATCGCCACCGGACTTTTAACGGCGGCAGGGGCTTCTGCGGTAATTCTGGGTTTCGCCTTTAAAGATGTTGGCGAGAATTTTATATCAGGGATCATCCTTTCCTTTAACAGGCCTTTTAATCTGGATGATACGGTAAGCATCGGTGATATTTTCGGTAAGGTGAAAGCAATGGAATTCCGATACACCAAACTTAAAACTTTCGACGGTAAAGTGGTGTATATCCCGAACAGTGATGTCATCCGAAAGTCCGTATTCAATTTCACCGAAGACGGCTTTTTCCGTATGGAGTTTATGGTGGGTATTGCCTATGAAAATGATATCGACAGCGCTAAAAATATTATTTTAGAGACCATTGAAAAACACCGTCTGGCTTTGCGGGACCCCGACCATGAGCCTTTCGTGCTTACCGACGAGCTTGCCACCAATGCAGTCAACATCAAAGTGTTTTTTTGGGTAGACGCGGAAGATTACCGCCGGGATGCCCTGATGATCCGCAGCGAAATGATCGATCAGGTAAAAATCAATCTGCTCTCCACTGGCATCTCTATGCCTGCAAATATTCAGGAACTCAAATGGTATAAAGAATAA
- a CDS encoding TIGR00341 family protein has product MNKLFNLHNGEERKEKVLENVRNSISFSGSNFWILACAIMVASIGLNVNSTAVVIGAMLISPLMGPIVGAGFALGIYDSALLRKSLKNLLISTLVGLLVSSLYFLLTPFKEAQSEILARTAPNIYDVLIAFFGGLVGVIAVTRVEKGNPIPGVAIATALMPPLCTAGYGLATGELTYFAGAMFLYAINCVFICIATFIIVKYLKYPAAEFVDKKKESRVRTWITVVTLLMIIPSVYFAYRFLEQQRFYEQVSNFITKEFEDKGNTIVYRKTFYNTSPRRIELAFLTRKFTSEQIRDEERKLAAFGITDTRLVIRQDSAFLAQASKIQNNEVANDVSKVAAELNAKMDKYVFQTDNLFSEAKAIIPQLQSLSASKQEILSDSDSASVIPVAMYESGNALSDEQTKTLQNWLKARLKVDTIEIYKRPSK; this is encoded by the coding sequence ATGAACAAACTTTTTAACCTCCACAACGGCGAAGAGCGCAAAGAAAAAGTCCTGGAAAATGTACGCAACAGCATTTCTTTTTCGGGTTCCAATTTCTGGATTCTCGCGTGTGCCATCATGGTGGCTTCCATTGGGCTTAATGTAAATTCCACCGCTGTTGTCATTGGTGCGATGTTGATTTCTCCGCTGATGGGACCTATTGTAGGGGCGGGCTTTGCATTGGGCATCTATGACTCCGCGCTCCTGAGGAAATCGCTGAAAAACCTGCTTATTTCTACGCTGGTAGGTCTGCTGGTGTCCTCGCTATATTTTCTGCTGACCCCTTTCAAAGAAGCCCAGTCTGAAATTCTGGCCAGGACCGCGCCGAATATCTACGATGTGCTCATTGCTTTCTTTGGTGGTCTGGTGGGAGTGATCGCCGTAACCAGGGTTGAAAAAGGAAATCCGATTCCCGGAGTCGCCATTGCGACCGCTTTGATGCCGCCACTCTGCACTGCAGGATATGGTCTGGCAACCGGTGAATTGACTTATTTTGCCGGCGCCATGTTTCTTTATGCCATTAACTGTGTTTTTATCTGTATTGCCACCTTCATCATTGTAAAATATTTAAAATATCCTGCTGCCGAATTTGTAGATAAAAAAAAGGAATCCAGGGTCCGCACCTGGATTACCGTTGTCACGCTATTAATGATTATTCCCAGCGTTTATTTTGCCTACCGTTTCTTAGAGCAGCAAAGATTTTATGAACAGGTCTCCAATTTCATCACCAAAGAGTTTGAGGATAAGGGAAATACCATTGTGTACCGAAAGACTTTCTATAACACCAGTCCCAGGCGTATAGAACTTGCTTTTCTTACCCGTAAATTTACATCGGAGCAGATCAGGGACGAAGAAAGAAAACTGGCTGCATTCGGAATTACAGATACCCGCCTCGTGATCCGGCAGGACAGCGCTTTTCTTGCCCAGGCTTCGAAAATTCAGAATAATGAAGTGGCAAACGATGTTTCCAAGGTGGCAGCAGAACTCAATGCGAAAATGGATAAATACGTATTCCAGACAGATAATCTTTTCAGCGAAGCCAAAGCCATCATTCCGCAGCTTCAATCACTTTCAGCATCAAAGCAGGAAATTCTTTCCGACAGCGACAGCGCATCCGTGATTCCCGTCGCCATGTATGAAAGCGGGAATGCGCTTAGTGATGAGCAGACCAAAACGCTGCAGAACTGGTTGAAAGCCAGGCTGAAAGTTGATACGATTGAAATTTATAAGAGACCGTCGAAGTGA